GTTAAAGTGAATTCACATTATACAAGTTGGATTATAGAGTGTAATGTCCCTTAAACCCCTCCTTAGTTATCATATATTACCATTAATTTGGAGGCAGGTCCTGCCACTGATAGCTCCCTCTGGATAGGCGTTAAACAGACACTTGTAGCAGGACTCGTCTCCTCTTGACACTCCTCTGATGACAATAGAGCAGTTCTGCAGTCCCTCGTCTTCAAACTCCACGTTCCTCTGAAAAGGTGGGTTGACTACTGGTCCAAATCGTTTGTTGTAGCTGGCCACATTTTCAGTCGCCCCTGGTGTCACTTTCTGCCAGGTGACTTGAAGCACATCTTTGGGTTTCATGAGCCTGCAGCTGAAGTGAGCATCCTCTCCCAGGGTTGCTATGACAACCTGCTGTGTTCTCACCAGCTGAGAGAGCCCTGCATGCATGAAGATAGTTACAGCCTGCAGTGAACACTGTGAAGGGATTAAACTGCAGAAATACATTTAAAGGTATATGCAGTGTTGCATCAATCATTTCCAATTCCCATTCTGTATGTTTGTACATTTCAAAGGAATCTTGGAAAACTAGCCCTTGGTGGGCTAAAATAAATCCTATCAAATGTAATGCTggaatatgtaactttttggacaACCAGACCAAATTCACAAATTAATTTAGAGAAATGAtatatctgtcattctcattgacagcaagtctaagaagtggtagatcggTTTTATGtgagctatttctatgcttccagtTTTATTGCAGCTGAAAGTACAATATTTTTTGGgttttggaaaatatatttcacagtgtttTAGATGGTACAGTGATTCTCTACACTAAGCATGGATGGTTTTgttacataaactgaaattaggcaaactactTGAATTTTTGTTAATAAGACACATGTATTTTGAGCCAAGACAGCATTTTAAGCTGAGAGTTTCAGCAAACTCAGGTTTTTTGATTAATCTCAAATTGAGTAAAAATCATTGGCTCAGTGAAGTATTCCATGTCAGCTAAAGAATCCTCCCAATTCAAATGTCCAGGAAACTGGGATATTTAGGCTCCATGGACTTTTTATAAGTTGCATGTTTTACAGTATAGAACAGGAAGATGCTGATGTTTGTATACTGATGGTGACTGGACCGGCTATTCACCAATTAAAAAGACACCTTAGCGTCAATAATGTTCAAAATATAATACTTTTTATTGAATTAAATGTATTCCTTTAAGGACTATCTGCAGTTACAACTTATGCATAATGCACCTATAAGTGCAGTGTAGTTATCTACATATCATAATGAAACGCAACTCTGAAATTGATAATACTGATTAACTTACATTTAAGACCTACAGACCGATCATGTATTTCATATGAACACGGATGTAACTCACCCTCAGGAAGGAATAGCAGCAGAAGAGTAAGGTAACTTTTAACACGAGCCATGGCAGCAATGTGTGGCCAGATGAGGAAAGGTGATGTAAATGGACCTCTGGATAATGTGTGGCAAAGTAGTATTTCATACTAGAAACCGTTTTCAAATGAGGCATTGTGGGAGGCATGGTAACGTAGTCCGTTGGATAGTTTAAATACTAACAAGCTCTGTTGTTATAGTTCAAAAACTTTTCAAGAAACCTTGTTGGCCAATTTTGTGTTGTGAGCTCCTCCCACAGAGAAAAGGACAGTTGCTAGTCTCTCCACAACCCCTCGTCTAGTGAAAGTGAAAGTAAACACAGAACAGGATCAGGAAAACATCGTTGCAAGGTTGGAGGTAATAACATGATGTATCATCAAGCTAAGTGAATCTAATGGTGAGATTAACTTCACCTATATGAAGGttttctcgtgtgtgtgtgtcagtaccaTTGCTTGCTCAAAGATGTAGCTGTGAAGTAAGTCTCTCCCTACAGCCGGTTGATTGACCCAGCAAATTGAGTGTGAAATCAAAGATAAGGGTGGCGTCTGAACTATGTTCCCCACAGCAAGCAGATTTGATTTGTACGTATATGATACATGTGCAGCCAGCATGCACAACCAAGTGTGTGTGGGAAAGACATGTAAGATATTCATGTGTCAAGGGGAAAATGGActagcctgagtaccagtctccaGCTAACATTCaatgtttttataagaaacattaatgcgTTAAATGGACTATAGCTATTTAAATAAAATCACGAATGTAGTGCAATACAGGTTTGAACTGCTGTaaaaatgtcacgccctgaccttagatatctctgtttttctatatattttggttaggtcagggtgtgacgagggtgggtactctagtttttgtatgtctagggtttttgtaggtctaggggttttgtttatctatgttggcctgatatggttcccaatcagagacagctgtttatcgttgtctctgattggggatcatatttaggtagccctttttccccacTTTCTgatgtgggatcttgactatgtgtatattacacacacacagccaagtgAGCCTGGTGCAGAGCTATAACAACCTATCCCTGATTTTAAATACAGAATATATTCATAAAATACACAGGCTTGAAATAACTAGTAGTAGCTTTGCTTAACCTGTCAGCACTAtattgtatagcttcacgtttcgtttgttattttgttcggtGTTTATTCTTTTAATAAAGAGAATGAATGcacaccacgctgcgccttggtctccttcatacgacgatcgtgacaagaAAAGCACTACATTTCATAAAGGAAAGCAATAGTATCAGCAATATTGTGTACATTCAGAAAACAATTCTGACAAATGCAGGATGCATAAAACTAATTAGATCACCTTTAGAAATGACAGGACTATACAGGTAGCTGTAGTGTGCAGGAGACATGGTGAAACTGAGTTATATTATAGTAAAGAGAGGGAATTAGAAttttcctctgtgtccacatatGGCCCCTCCCCATACACCAGGCTAAAAGTAAACTCAGCTGGTGagactttatttttatttttaaacagtGTAAGCCAATGTCAGAACCATTGTTTTAGTTGAGAAGGTTAAAGGAACTCTTCTCAGGACATAAAACAGAAAGGAGCTCAAATATTACACACACAGCCAAGTGAGCCTGGCGcagagctataacaacctacccctgattttaaatggttattactgtcagagctataacaacctacccctgattttaaatggttattactgtcagagctataacaacctacccctgattttaaatggttattactgtcagagctataacaacctacccctgattttaaatggttattactgtcagagctataacaacctacccctgattttaaatggttattactgtcagagctataacaacctacccctgattataaatggttattactgtcagagctataacaacctaccctgattttaaatggttattactgtcagagctataacaacctacccctgattttaaatggttattactgtcagagctataacaacctaccctgattttaaatggttattactgtcagagctataacaacctacccctgattttaaatggttattactgtcagagctataacaacctacccctgattttaaatggttattactgtcagagctataacaacctacccctgattttaaatggttattactgtcagagctataacaacctacccctgattttaaatggttattactgtcagagctataacaacctacccctgattttaaatggttattactgtcagagctataacaacctacccctgattttaaatggttattACTGTCCTATAAccctgattttaaatggttattactgtcagagctataacaacctacccctgattataaatggttattactgtcaacagagctataacaacctacccctGATTATAAATGGTTATTACTGTCAACAGAGCTATAACAACCTGCCCCTGATTTTAAATGGTGATATTACTGTCAGAGTTATAACAACCTacccctgattttaaatggttattactgtcagagctataacaacctacccctgattttaaatggttattactgtcagagctataacaacctacccctgattttaaatggtgatattactgtcagagctataacaacctacccctgattttaaatggttattactgtcagagctataacaacctacccctGATTTTAATGGTTATTAATGTGAGCTATTACTGATTTTAAATAGTGATATTACTGTATACAAGgagctataacaacctacccctgattttaaatggtgatattactgtcagagctataacaacctacccctgattttaaatggtGATGTTACTGTAAACTGAGCTATAAAATCTacccctgattttaaatggtGATGTTACTGTAAACAAGGTGACAATGggcagttttttttattttttaaatacagcaTATAGTTTTATTTCACAGGTGGTAACACAATCCATATAAAGAATGTTTAATAATTAaaaacaattaaaacattttacAGATCAAGCAAGATTAATAGCCTGATTTTATAAACAGTGTCAAATCAAGTGGAAATGGAATCGAACACAACAAGCAACATACATTATCAAAACAAATAACAATAGGAACTCAAGACGATATATCAAGGAGCAAAAATGTGCATTATCATCATTACATTCTAAGAGCTCAAATACATTCACACATTACACTGGTATAACAGGAAGAACAACAAAACTATCTGTAGTTCCATAGATTTATAATAACAATACACTGTAAACTTAACTTGAACAAAAGTGCAACAAGGTCAATCATATTGAAGTGGGTTGAAATCAAATAAATTACTTGGTTATTTAGAACataaaataaatagataaatataTTCTACTTGGTGTATGTTGTAATAAAGTACAGTCAAACAGTAGGTGGTGCTGTCCTAATAGATGAGGTAACCTAGCCTGATGACTCAAACTAAATTCTCCCACTGCTTTGTCCTTCACCACATACTTTAGTCTGAATATGGGTAGGGTTATTATTGAAGTTGTTTGTGGTGACGAGGGGCACGACGGGCGTTGTACAAAACAATGTCTCCAGCGATTGGATTGTCtctaaccaatcacagtaacagCCAATGAATTTTCAAACCCCTGTTTAACCCACGTGTGTTCTAGCTCTGACTCAACCCATCGTTACTGGACAAATCAGATGGCCCAGAATGTGTTGGCATTCGGTGAAAAGCTGGGGAGGTACTCAAATCCAGACTCATTGCAAAGAAGAAACTAATGTCCTTTGGCGTAACATTTGGTTGGAGCAaggagtttgggtagccaggcaacaAGTAACCTACCTCATATCACAACACTCACCTACAAGAGGTCATCAATCTCTCAAACCTAAAAGTGCCATTTCAGTACCTCTAAACAGCATTAACCATATCATGGCTTGTATAATACATGTGTTAATTAGCTTATTTATGACTGTGTAAGAATGATTCAACAAGGTCCAACATCCAGGCTCAGTAACAACAGGTGCTCCAGTCCTCAACAAAAACAGCTGTCAGCTACAGTGCATATAAGCACGGTCGGCAACAACAGACAGATGTTTACACAACGCTCCTAAGACGGTCCTGCTCGTCTGCTGTGGTTGCCAACGCTGCTTGGCTGCAACCTGCCAGATAGAATGTGACggttactatactgtactgcagTGAATCCATAAACATTACGGAGCTCTAAGCCATGCGTTGCTCAGTTTATTTCATAAAAAGACAGAACCATATATAGAGTTGATGACTCAATTCATTCCACTTGTCTTACTAAGACGATTAAAATAAAGATATTAGATATTACAGATAATCTTGTGCGGACTCACCTTTTTTCTTTTGAAGCTCGACACAACCCAAGATGACTAAAAGGGAAATGATTAGGAACACTGGGATGCCAACCGCCCACGAGGATGTCCTCTTGTCATCTGGAAGGTGAAACATGAAACTCCAGTGAGCATGTGTTTGGAGAGACAGCATTTACTCCGAAGAGAAAGACAAGGAATTGTACACCCTTCTTTTCTAATGCATTCAGTTTGAATAACATGTTGATAACATGGTCTGTCCCATCTATCCAATCATATCATCCATCACGTAGCTTCCCTGAGGGGCTGGAAACCACCCAGAACTCAACACAACACTTGACTACAGTGTGATTTAAAAAAGGAGTGACTCGTGATGCTTTGCCATGGTGGTCAACATTAAACCCAACGGGTGAGATAAGATTACTAACAGCACTAATAGCATCACAACATTAGCCTCTTGGAACCAGCCTGAAATCGCTGCGTTCTGTTTTCAGGAAACAGAATGTTGCACTATTGCACGATGATGCTGGTCACAAGGCTATCACGACATGCCCCTGGGGATGATGTAGTCTGTTAAATAGAATGCCAAATTCATGCATCCAAATGGAAATGTTTCCTATTAACATCAAGAATTTGGCAAACTATTTATAAGGCTAGGGATGATGTTGTTTTCACAATGTTTTCAAGTTGAACCGTTCTGTACTGACATGCTAAAAGTGTATGGTCTAAAAGTATATGACACGTCAACATTACGTACCCtcttcaacctccctctctccagggagAATAGGAAGCAGGACCCGTTCGTGTCTCTGTGTCCTCATCCCATTGTTTACGATACAGTCCACGTATCCCCCGGAGCCTGGCAACAGTTGGAGGGTGATGTTGCTATTGGCTGTGACAGTTTGGTCTTTGTTAATGACAGTCCAGTTGTTAGGTGTCTTTATGAGTGCTGCTGTATATAAGTTCCATTGGATCCAAGGTGCTGGTTTACCCGTGGCAGAGCAGCTGACCACAACTTCCATGTCTGCTTTAGGTTCAGTGCTGGGGACTTTTTGCATTGTGGCCCTCACTTCAGATAAACCTTTgaatagatgaaacagggaatATTAGATCATGTTGAGTTTATTTATATATGACTTATATTACCAGACAGATCAATTAAGAATAGCTTTCAAAATATGTATCATGTTTTCATATGTTTTGACACCAGCAAATGTCCCTTATTAATGCAGCAGAGTTCATGGTCGTTCAGACAGTTTTGGGATTCAGACAATTTTGGGAAATCCTGCCAGTGATGGAACAATGCCAATATGGTGATTTATAGTTGAAGTTAGCTGGTGTTCTAAACTATAGTGTTTCTATTCCCCTAATACAACCCTTTACACGGCCCATACTGTATTATTCAGATATATCATTCCTTAGTAAATGTCCTGCAGTAAAGGGTGAATAAAGGATTATTCTATATTTGGTGGAGCACCAGATGTAAGGACCTTTTCTATTACCTGTACTGGTTTTGCTTCTAAATGTATGAGTGAAGCATCTACAGtacattcataaagtattcagactgCTTCCCTTTTCACATTCAGTTACGTTACAGATTTATTCTAAAACGgagtaaataaatacaaattcctcaatctacacacgatatcccataatggcaaagcaaaaacatggTTAGACATTTTCGcaagtctttaaaaaaaaaatcaattttaggctgtaacgtaacaaaatgtgcaaaaagtcaaggggtctgaatactttccgaatgcaccgtatgtaTTACTTATGAAGTCTTTTGAATGCTCGATAAGAGTGTTTCCCCAAAAATATTATCTCCAAGGATACCCCCAGTGACTTCCACTTCTATaccagcacacctgattcaactaggTCTAATCAAGGGCTGGATCATTAGTTGACCAGGTGTGCTTGTACCTGTGCATATTATTTCGAGTTACAATATCACttacattaaaatgtaatttcaaTTGAATAAAGAACAATAGAGGTACGCCCTAAAACTGTTATTATTCAGTGCATTAAATACCTTGAACGGTAAGACACGTCTGCTTGCGTCTTGATCCACTCGGGTAAACATTGAAGGAACAGATATAGCAGGCTTCGTCTGCCCATGTTACGTTCTTCACGGTAATAGACGTTGAGTTGAGAGATGCTTCCGTGAAAACCACCTTGCCTCGGTGGGGGTCTATGATTTGAGCTCCAAACCGCTTGCTGTAGGTGGCCAGATTCTCCACCGAGTCGTCTTTGAACAGCCTCTGCCAGGTGACTTGCAGCACACCTGTCGGGTCCGCATGAGTGCAGGTATATGATGCGTCGGCATTGAAGTCAACACTGGTGTCTCCTCTAGCTACGACGTTGACAGAGACCGCTACAAAAGGAAGAAGGCAAGTTAacaggtaaataaataaaacaagttTAGCCTACATACAGAAATCAATAACCTGTCAAACGTGGGAAATGTTGTTTACCTAACCCATCTCATCTTATATGAGCAGAATCAACCCCTAGTCAGAAGCCATGGAAAACAATTTACCTTCAGAGAGCAGGCATAAGAGAACGAGAAAAGTATTCATTCTCAGCTGGTGAATGTTGAATTAAGCTCATGGTTTTGTTTCTCACGTTGGACCATAATATATTGCTTCGTTAGTTGCACGTGAAGTGAGTCAGATTCAACGAGAGAGAAATAACGTTTTTGGAAAGCCCTTAAATTGTTGAGGTGGTATAGAGTAGCCTAGTTCCCCAGTGGTTCCCGGCCGTAGCCAATTACAACGTGACATCTACTGTAAAATACATGACAAGGAAGAAGGAACTGtcagtattttttttttgtggCGCACATTAGGCTGAAGCTGAATGACGTCATTGCAACAAAATAATCGcggaaatgtatttattttgacGTAACATTTTTTTGGTTCACATACTCTGTACCAAATTAAACTACATTGTAGAGGTCACCACATTAAAGGTATCGAAAGACGACTGTAACCACAGCAAGTTCCAAACCAATTGGCTGCTAATGCTCCACCCCAGAAACGTAACATGCCTACTACACTTGATGAACATAGATTTCAGtcaatctacagtaccagtcaaaagtctggacacacctaatcattcaaggctttttctttatttttagttTCTACGTtttagaatagtagtgaagacatgaagtaacacatatggaatcatgtagtaaccatttgtgttaaacaaatcaaaatatattttagatttttcaaagtagccactcttttaCCTTTGAccgctttgcacacacttggcattctctcaaccagcttcacctgaaatttCCAAcgatcttgaaggagttcccacatatgctgagcacttgttgactgcttttcctgcGGTCCAATTCTATTGGGTAGAGGTCGGGTGACTGTggagatcatctgatgcagcactccatcactctccttcttggtcaaatagcccttatacagcctggaggtgtgttgggtcattgtcctgttgaaaaacaaatgatagtcccactaagcggaagccagatgggatggcatatcgctgcagaatgctgtggtagccatgctggttaagtgtgccttgaattcaaaataaatcacagacagtgtcaccagcaaagcaccctcacacctccacgcttcacggtgggaaccacacatgcggagatcatccgttcactaactctgtgtctcacaaagatacggtggttggaaccaaaaatctaaaatttgtactcaccagaccaaagaacagatttccaccggtctaatgtcaaaTGCTTGTTTattggcctaagcaagtctcttattattattattattattattattattattggtgtcctttagtagtgatttcttagcagcaatttgaccatgaaggcgtgactcatgcagtctcctctgaacagtggatgttgagatatgtgtgttacttgaactctgtgaagcgtttatttgggctgcaatttctgaggctggtaactgtaatgaatttatctatgggtcttcctttcctgtggcggtcctcattagagccagtttcatcatagtgcttgagggtttttgtgactgcacttgaagaaacattaaaAGTTCTCAATTTTCCAGATAGATTGACCTCCATGtctaaaagtaatgatggactgtcatttctctttgcttatttgagctgttcttgccataaaatggacttggtattttactaaatagggctatcatctgtaaaccacacctaccttgtcacaaaaacactgattggctgaaatgcattaagaagtcaagaaattccacaaattaacttttaacaaggcacacgtgttaattcaaatgcattccaggtgactacctcatgaagctggttgagagaatgccaagagtgtgcatagctgtcaaggcaaaggatggctactttgaagaatctcaaatctcaaatatattatatacttttttggttactacatgatatgtgtcatttcatagttttgatttcttcaccattattctgcaatttataaaatagtaaaaataaattaaaacccttatatgagtaggtgtccaaacttttgactggtactgtacaaaaACATTTTACAATGTGGGAAATGATGACTCTGTGTTATGGTAATAAGGTGAGCATTCTATGAGTGAGACATTTTCAAAATTTGAAATCTATTACAGTAAGTAGTGTGTCTATCATAGGGGTTCACAGAGTTTCTTCAACATGCTTCTCACATTAAGTGTTGTTCTGGTAATTGTGTCAGTAGGAAGTTCCCAGATTCTCATCCTTGTGGTTGCTGGTCTCCATTGTTAGTCTGGTGTTAGGGGTTGTGGCATTTCCTCTTCCTAGGAGATGTGTAGTGAGTGACTGTGTCTGAATGTCATAGCAAAAGGGGGAAGTCCACTGCCCCAGTAGGTAGAAAACACTAGTTGCATTACACAAGTGAAACTGAAAGCTCTTTAGATACTTATGTGACTTCATTAATTGAAGGTGATGTTAACATCACATTAGTATAACCAGTTGTGTAAAAATACTATCATGTGCTACTTCAGCAGTTTTTGGgcgtatctgtactttacttttctatttatttttttgataacttttactccactacattcctaaataaaataaggtactttttactcccatacattgtccctgacacccaaaggtactcgttatattttgaatgtttagcaggacaggaaaatggtcaaattctcGAGAatatctgacagactcactaaacacacaccttttgtttgtaaatgttgtctggtttgcttaatataaggaattataaattatttatacttttattttagctacttaagtatattttagcaattacatttacatttgatacttaattattgtttttacctttgtttaactaggcaagtcagttaagaacaaattcttatttacaatgagagcctaccggggaacagtgtcGTTCTGCCTTGTTCAgctgcagaacgacagatttttgccttgtcagctcagggattcgatccagcaaccttttggttactggcacaacgttctaaccactaggctacctgctgccacaCTTAATTATACTTAAAttcaaatacttttactcaagtaagtattttactggttgactttcacttttactttaatTTTTGATTATGGTATCGTTAAGAATGACAATTAGGTCCACCACTGAGTATAATATAGTtcattttattatcataattgggttataattgtaatggtacATTTTATTACATCATAAACTGCATGTCCTATTACAGTATAATCCCATCACTCTGTAATTTGACCATTTACAGTCTTGCTCGGAGCAGCCttaagggtggcaggtagccttgcggttaagagagttgggccaataaccgaaaggttgctggttcaaatccctgagcccaCTCCAGGGTCACCATCAATAATGGCTGATcaccgagggtgtctcaggggagtGGCCCAAGAGAAGGTCTGAGTCATGGTTACTGTAGAAAGGAATAAAATGAAAGAGGATCCACTACCGGAGGGTTATTCCAATACTCTGGGCCACTCTCGGTGGCCTCGGTAGTAACTGAATCCAATTCCAGGAAAGGAGAGCAGTCATAATGATACTCACAGTAGACACTCATTATCAGAAATCACTGTACACTTTGATATCCTGTGATTGTATAAAGGGTATTGGAATGGTACTAAGAGTTATCTGGTAAAACTGAAAGTAGCCTAGTTTAGAGAGGcgggccagtaaccagaaggcTGTTGGTGCAAATCCCATGCCAGACGGGAGAAACTTCTCCAGGGCTTCTGTACTGCAGTGTGTACAGTGTCACAACACTGTAGGGGCAAATTGTGTACATATATGTAGTTTTGATAAAAACACTTGACAGGGGAAATTGAGTAAAAAGGTATGTTCTAATCCAAATATCTGAACCAAACATTTTCATTGTATCTTGGGAAGAACCTGTTTAATATTCTGGTTAGCAGTTGTGGTCTTAAATTACTGTGGTGACATTGATGCATGTGACGCTGTCTCACTCAACCAGAGGATGATTCCAGCTGCATCTCAACACTTATGTATCGAATGTAACATAAAAACAGACACAGTGAAAAGACAAAGATGATCATTTCTGAAACACATATTTCTTAACAATTgatgtagtctacagtacagaaTATAGACCCTATAAAATATGTTACAAACTCAACGGTAAATCTAAAGTATGGAGATAATTCAGTACAATCAGATGACGCAATGCTCTTACACAAATATAAAGCATTCACATATGTCATCAGACAGGacacttttctggaatttttacTTCAGAAATGTTGCATCACTATCCGTTCATAGCGCGGTGACAGTCCTTTTTCAAATATAGCACAGCGACACCTAGTGGAACAGCAGTTTTATTTCCCTTTTTGTTTCTTTTTAAAAAACCACAGGAATTAAAATGACTGATTTAATAATGCATGTTGCTGTGGAGGTGACAGACACTCGTGGCCTGGCTCTACTGTTCAGCAACACTAAAACCAGAGGGAGCCATAGTAATACTATGGTTTGCTCTGGTactacacacatgcatgcatacacagttccagtcaaaagtttggacacccctactcattcaagggtttttctttatttttactattttctaagttgtagaataatagtgaagacatcaaaactatgaaataacacatggaatcatgtagttaccaaaaaactgttaaacaaatcaaaaactttttttatttgcgattcttcaaagtagccaccctttgccttcattacagctttgcaaactcttggcattttctcaaccagcttcatgaagtagtcacctggaatgcatttcaattaacaggtgtgccttgttaatttgtggaatttctttccttaatgcgtttgagccaatcagttgtgttgtgacaaggtaggtgtggtatacaaaagagagccctatttggtaaaagaccaagtccatattatggcaagaacagctcaaataagcaaagagaaacgacagtccatcgttactttaagacatgaagctcATTCAATCtggaatatttcaagaacttcaagtacagtcgcaaaaatcaagcgctttgatgaaactgg
This genomic window from Oncorhynchus masou masou isolate Uvic2021 unplaced genomic scaffold, UVic_Omas_1.1 unplaced_scaffold_1317, whole genome shotgun sequence contains:
- the LOC135539002 gene encoding OX-2 membrane glycoprotein-like, encoding MNTFLVLLCLLSEAVSVNVVARGDTSVDFNADASYTCTHADPTGVLQVTWQRLFKDDSVENLATYSKRFGAQIIDPHRGKVVFTEASLNSTSITVKNVTWADEACYICSFNVYPSGSRRKQTCLTVQGLSEVRATMQKVPSTEPKADMEVVVSCSATGKPAPWIQWNLYTAALIKTPNNWTVINKDQTVTANSNITLQLLPGSGGYVDCIVNNGMRTQRHERVLLPILPGEREVEEDDKRTSSWAVGIPVFLIISLLVILGCVELQKKKGCSQAALATTADEQDRLRSVV